The Dissulfurirhabdus thermomarina DNA window TCATCGGCCAGGCCCTCGAGGCCGCGGCCTCGGACATCCACTTCGAGCCCTACCGGGACCACATGAAGGTCCGGTTCCGGATCGACGGGGTCTTGAACGACGTGGAGACCGTGGCCAAGAAGCTCCAGCCCGCCATCACCTCGCGCCTCAAGCTCATGGCCAAGATGAACATCGCGGAGATGCGCCTGCCGCAGGACGGGCGCATCAAGGTGCGCGAGGGCCGGCGGGAGGTGGACATCCGGGTCTCCACGCTCCCGACCCTCTTCGGCGAGAGCATCGTGCTCCGGCTCCTCAACCGCGAGGAAGTGCGCTTGGACCTCGAGACCCTCGGGCTCCCGGGGGACGTCCGGGCTTCCTTCGAGCGGGCCATCCTCCGGCCCCACGGCCTGGTGCTGGTCACCGGCCCCACCGGCAGCGGCAAGACCACCACCCTCTACGCGGTGATCCACCGGATCAACCAGCCGGAGAAGAAGATCGTCACCGTGGAGGACCCGGTGGAATACCAACTCGACGGCGTCAACCAGATCCAGGTCCGGCCCCGGATCGGGCTCACCTTCGCCTCGGCGCTCCGGACCATCCTCCGCCAGGACCCGGACGTGATCCTCGTGGGGGAGATCCGCGACGCAGAGACCGCGGAGATCGCCGTCCAGTCGGCCCTCACCGGCCACCTCGTCTTCTCCACCCTGCACACCAACGACGCGGCCAGCGCCGTGACCCGCCTCCAGGAGATGGGAGTGGAGCCCTACCTCCTGTCGTCGTCCCTGCTCGGCGTCCTGGCCCAGCGGCTCGTCCGTCGCGTCTGCCCCCGGTGCGGGGCACGGGAGCCGCTGGCGCCGGAACTGCGCGCGGAGATGGCCGAGGCCGTGGGTGCCGCCGGGGCGGAGATCCCGGGGGAGGTCGTCCGGGGGCGCGGGTGCCCGGAGTGCGCCCAGACGGGTTACCGGGGGCGGATGGGCATCTTCGAGTGGCTCGAGGTGGGCGACGGCGTCCGCCGACTCATCCTCCAGGAGGCCGACAGCGGGCGGATCGCCGAGGCGGCCCGGGCCGAGGGGATGCGTTCCCTCCGCCAGGACGGCCTCCGCAAGGTCCTGGCCGGGGAGACCACCCCCGAAGAGGTGATGCGGGTCACCCAGTGACGAGGGGGGCCGCCGCCGAGGTGCCGCCATGAAGCACACGCCATCCCTCCGCGGGCGGGAGTGAGCGTTCCGCCGTGCCGACCTTCTCCTACGAGGCCATCGACGGGCAGGGCCGCCGCGTCCAGGGGACCGCCGTGGCCGCCGATCGGGGCGCCGCGGCGGCGGAACTGGCGGAGCGGGGCCTCCAGCCCATCCGGCTCCGGCGCCTGCCCGCCGTCCTCGGGGTCCGGCGCCCGGCCCGGCCCGCTCTCTCCGCCGAGGAACTCTTCCGCATGACCAAGGAGCTGGCGGATCTCCTCGCGGCCGGCGTTCCCCTGGAGCGGGCCCTGGGCATCCTGGCCGAGGCCGCCGAGCGGCCGGCCACGGCGAACCTCCTGCGGGACGTCCGGGAGCGGGTCCAGGCCGGGCGGGGGTTCTCCGAGGCCTTGGCCGCGCACCCCGAGACCTTCTCCCCTCTCTACGTGAGCATGGTCCGGGTGGGCGAGACGGGCGGGGTGCTCCCTGAGGTGCTTTCCCGCCTGCACGGATTCCTGGCCCGGTCCCGGCAGGTGCGCCAGTTCGTCCTGGTCTCCTCCATCTACCCCGCCATCCTGCTCGCCGTGGGCCTGATCTCCGTGGTCGTCCTCGTGGTGGTGATCGTGCCCCGCTTCGCAGATATCTTCAGCGACCTCGGCCAGCCCGTGCCGACCGCCACGGCCGTGGTCTTCGGGGTGAGCCGCTTCCTTCGGGCCTGGGGCTGGCTGATCGTCCTGGGCGCGGCGGCGGCCGGCGCCGGGGCGTGGGCCTGGTTCCGGACGCCGGAGGGGCGGGCCTGGGCCGGCCGGGCGGTGCTCCGGGTTCCGGTGGCCGCGGGGGTGGTCCAGCGGATCGAGTTCGGCCGGTTCGCCCGGACCCTGGGGACGCTCCTCGACAGCGGCGTCCCCATCCTGAAGGGTATCTCCCTGGCCGGCGAGGTCCTCGCCAACCCCGTCTTCCGAGAGGCGGCGGCCGCCCTCTACAAGGGGGTCCGCCAGGGCAAGAGCCCGAGCCAGGTGATGCGGGCCACCGGGGTCTTTCCCCCTGTCATGGTGCACCTTGCGGCCATCGGGGAAGAGACGGGGGAACTCGGGGCCATGCTCCTCAGGATCGCCGACGACATGGACGAGAAGGCCCAGCAGGAGATCCGTGTGACCATGGCCGTGGCCGGGCCGGCGGCCATCGTCCTCATCGGCCTCCTGGTGGGCGCGGTGGTGGTGGCCATGCTGCTGGCCGTCTTCGGGATCAACGATGTGGCCTTCTGACCGCTCCGGGGGCTTCACCCTCCTGGAGATCCTCCTGGTGATGGTGCTGATAGGGGTCTCCGCCGGGCTGGTCTTCGTCGCCGTGGGTGGGGGCGCCTTCCAGTCGGAGCGCCGGCGCCTCCTCGAGGACTTCACCGGCGCCCTCCGGGATGCCCGCACCCGGGGCCTCCTCTCGGGCCGGCCGGTCTTCTTCGTCATCGACGGAGAGGGCCGGACCTACGGGGCCGGCCGCCGCCGGCCCTTCCCGGCCGAGGTCCAGGTGGAGGGAGATGGCGTGGTGGAGGCCGGAGGCGGGGTCTACGGGATCCTCTTCTACCCGGACGGGAGCAGCAGCGGGGGGCGGCTGGATCTCCGCTGGGCCGGGGGGAAGGTGGACCGGGTGGCGGTGGACCCGCTCCTGGGGCTCGTCACCCTCCGGGCGGCGGAGGAGGGGCCGTGAGCGGTCGTCCCGCACCGGCCGGGGCGGGGTTCACCCTGCTCGAGGTCCTGGTGGCCACGGCGGTCACGGGGATCGCCCTGGGTGTGCTCCTCTCCGGATTCGCCATGGGGCACCGGCAGGCGCTTCGCGGGGACCGGGCCCGGGTGGCGGCGGAGCTGGCCGAGGGCCTCTTCCAGGCCGCCCTGGAGGGGGCGGAGGGGCTCGATGCGGGCCCCGCCGAGGTGCCCGGGTGGCCCGGCTGGCGCTACGGCCTCGATCGGCGGGCGGCGGAGGTGGCGGTCCGGCCGGCGGGGGCGGAAGGGGCAGCGGCCCCGGAGGAGGCCACGGAGGTGGCGGGCCTCGAGCGACTCACCCTCACCTTGTATCCCCCCGGCGGGGCGCCGCCCTTCGTCCTGGAGGCCCTGGCGCCGGCCCCGGAGGCGTCGCCGTGAGCGGGGGCCCCCGGCCCGCCGGGGCGGGGTTCACCCTGCTCGAGGTGGTGATCGCCGTGACGCTCCTGGCCCTCCTCGTCTCGGTGCTCGCCATGGCCGTCCGGACGGGGGTCTCGGCCTGGTCCCGGGTCCGGGCGGGCGGCGAGGCGGCCCGGGCCCGCCAGGCGGTGGAGAACCTCTTCGGGCGTCAGCTCCGGGGGGCGGTCCGCCCCGGGGTGCCGGCGCTGGCCGCCTTCCGGGATTTCCGCGGGCGCGGGGACGAATGCGCCTTCGTGACCACGGCCGTCCCGGCCGGGCCCGGGGGTGGGGGGCTCGCCAGGGCCGTCTACCGCTACGTGCCGGAACGCAAGGTCCTGGTGGTGGGGCTGCACCCGGTGACCCGTGCCGAGGACCTCCAGGCGGAGCTCCCGGCGGACGCCGACGCCGCCGATCCCGCAGACCTGGCCCGCGAGGGGTGGATCGTGGGGCGGGTCGCCGGGGTGGCGGGGTTCCGGTTCCGGTACCTCGAGCCGGGGGGCGGCTCGCGGTTCGACCCCTGGGCCTGGTCCCGGGATTGGGACCGGCGCCGCCGGCTCCCCGCCGCCGTGGGCCTGGGCTGGGGAGAGGCGGCATCCGACGACCCGGGCGCGTGGACCATCCTTTGGCCCATCGTCCCGGCGGCGGGGGATACCCCATGAGGCGGGACGGCGGGACGGCGCTGATCCTGGTCCTCTGGGTGTTGGCCCTTCTCACCACCCTGGGCGGCCTCTTCGCCCTGGAGACCCGGATCCGGCGGAACCTCGGCCAGGCGGCCTGGGATGGGCTCCGGGCCCGGGCGGCGGCCCATTCCATCCTGAATCTGGTGCTCGCCGCGCGGCGCGCGGGCGGCGAGGCGGCGATGCCCGCCGACGGGCTCCCCCGCGCGGTGGTCCTCGGGGGCCGGGAGGTGACATTCACCCTCGAGGACGAGCGGGGCAAGGTGGACCTCAACCAAGCCCCGGAGGCCCTCATCCGGGCCGTTGTGGAAGGGCTCTTCGGCATGGAGGGGCGCGAGCGGGCGGCGGCGGTCGCCGACGGGATCCTCGACTGGCGCGACGCGGACGATCTCCCGCGCCTCGACGGGGCCGAGGCGCCGAACTACGAGGCGCGGGTGCCGCCCATCCGGCCGGCGGACGGCCCCTTCCATCTCGTGGAGGAGTTGCTCCTGGTCCACGGCGTGACGCGGACCGCCTTCGAGGGGACGTCGCTTGCGGGGCGTGCCGGAGAGGCGCCACCCGCCATTGGGTTGCGCCGGGTCTTTACCGTATATAATGGCACGG harbors:
- a CDS encoding general secretion pathway protein GspK, which codes for MRRDGGTALILVLWVLALLTTLGGLFALETRIRRNLGQAAWDGLRARAAAHSILNLVLAARRAGGEAAMPADGLPRAVVLGGREVTFTLEDERGKVDLNQAPEALIRAVVEGLFGMEGRERAAAVADGILDWRDADDLPRLDGAEAPNYEARVPPIRPADGPFHLVEELLLVHGVTRTAFEGTSLAGRAGEAPPAIGLRRVFTVYNGTDRVDTRFAPAPLRELVPGTMAGEITGAGVLRLQVAWGGRRVEIYFRPRAGGGAETLQWTEGGWPGGG
- a CDS encoding prepilin-type N-terminal cleavage/methylation domain-containing protein, whose protein sequence is MSGRPAPAGAGFTLLEVLVATAVTGIALGVLLSGFAMGHRQALRGDRARVAAELAEGLFQAALEGAEGLDAGPAEVPGWPGWRYGLDRRAAEVAVRPAGAEGAAAPEEATEVAGLERLTLTLYPPGGAPPFVLEALAPAPEASP
- a CDS encoding GspE/PulE family protein, with amino-acid sequence MRPFLGAFKKAAAPRPRAGAGAPPPPAGPGPGEAAAADLFPRVTAADFPEKPPLVNGLPPRLMRRWQVVPLEVSEAEVRVAMARPGDLYLREILAAVYGRRVRPLRAEPDDVLAAVYRWYEAEVDLEGGGAEDEAATDDALWDDPEQLRDLATEAPVIRLVNHFIGQALEAAASDIHFEPYRDHMKVRFRIDGVLNDVETVAKKLQPAITSRLKLMAKMNIAEMRLPQDGRIKVREGRREVDIRVSTLPTLFGESIVLRLLNREEVRLDLETLGLPGDVRASFERAILRPHGLVLVTGPTGSGKTTTLYAVIHRINQPEKKIVTVEDPVEYQLDGVNQIQVRPRIGLTFASALRTILRQDPDVILVGEIRDAETAEIAVQSALTGHLVFSTLHTNDAASAVTRLQEMGVEPYLLSSSLLGVLAQRLVRRVCPRCGAREPLAPELRAEMAEAVGAAGAEIPGEVVRGRGCPECAQTGYRGRMGIFEWLEVGDGVRRLILQEADSGRIAEAARAEGMRSLRQDGLRKVLAGETTPEEVMRVTQ
- a CDS encoding prepilin-type N-terminal cleavage/methylation domain-containing protein; its protein translation is MWPSDRSGGFTLLEILLVMVLIGVSAGLVFVAVGGGAFQSERRRLLEDFTGALRDARTRGLLSGRPVFFVIDGEGRTYGAGRRRPFPAEVQVEGDGVVEAGGGVYGILFYPDGSSSGGRLDLRWAGGKVDRVAVDPLLGLVTLRAAEEGP
- a CDS encoding PulJ/GspJ family protein, with the translated sequence MSGGPRPAGAGFTLLEVVIAVTLLALLVSVLAMAVRTGVSAWSRVRAGGEAARARQAVENLFGRQLRGAVRPGVPALAAFRDFRGRGDECAFVTTAVPAGPGGGGLARAVYRYVPERKVLVVGLHPVTRAEDLQAELPADADAADPADLAREGWIVGRVAGVAGFRFRYLEPGGGSRFDPWAWSRDWDRRRRLPAAVGLGWGEAASDDPGAWTILWPIVPAAGDTP
- a CDS encoding type II secretion system F family protein, encoding MPTFSYEAIDGQGRRVQGTAVAADRGAAAAELAERGLQPIRLRRLPAVLGVRRPARPALSAEELFRMTKELADLLAAGVPLERALGILAEAAERPATANLLRDVRERVQAGRGFSEALAAHPETFSPLYVSMVRVGETGGVLPEVLSRLHGFLARSRQVRQFVLVSSIYPAILLAVGLISVVVLVVVIVPRFADIFSDLGQPVPTATAVVFGVSRFLRAWGWLIVLGAAAAGAGAWAWFRTPEGRAWAGRAVLRVPVAAGVVQRIEFGRFARTLGTLLDSGVPILKGISLAGEVLANPVFREAAAALYKGVRQGKSPSQVMRATGVFPPVMVHLAAIGEETGELGAMLLRIADDMDEKAQQEIRVTMAVAGPAAIVLIGLLVGAVVVAMLLAVFGINDVAF